A stretch of Clostridium formicaceticum DNA encodes these proteins:
- a CDS encoding sensor histidine kinase, with protein MRYKLIIGFLFIFCIGYAAMSFYLNKAVVNTNNNMIKRSLLSFQKELLLHIDQYFELEDISMDAISLENHANNFAEKISSKIEARIIVYSNEEDFLADSANANGIILNYEDLDNKNNDIGYDDFKMAAENTSSFVVVPVQNKYLVVYSSPVLGVGERIGMIRCVLDYSEVFSSSKDLLKMINTLILIIFGTIFLFMLLLSKRVSEPIEKLTEATKEIAEGKFDVKIDVNSHDEVGELAESFVKMSKQIKQQIDMIAFDRDNLKKLEGFRKAFFDNVTHEMKTPLTIISGYCQILIDQNFQDSQLLHKSIKKIKKESENMNKMVLQLLEVSKEKSSKSVKNTEEVYLSQVVDSACRDMKIKADKYKIAIERKIEEDIVIMGNSDELRRVVINLLDNSIKYGDVHANITVKLFAEEKDCHLIVEDKGKGIPTDKLDRIFKRFYRIEQPDFAETEGCGLGLGIVKEIIDKHHGEIQIVSKEQIGTTVWVKIPQNVYKTETFV; from the coding sequence ATGAGATATAAATTGATTATTGGATTTTTATTTATCTTTTGTATTGGTTATGCTGCAATGAGCTTTTATTTAAATAAGGCAGTGGTGAATACCAATAATAATATGATTAAGCGTAGTCTATTGTCCTTTCAAAAAGAATTGTTGTTACATATAGATCAGTATTTTGAGTTGGAAGATATAAGCATGGATGCTATTAGCCTTGAGAATCATGCCAATAATTTCGCTGAGAAGATATCTTCAAAAATTGAAGCAAGAATCATTGTTTATTCTAATGAGGAAGATTTTTTAGCTGATTCTGCCAATGCCAATGGAATCATTTTAAATTACGAGGACTTAGACAATAAAAATAACGATATAGGATATGATGATTTTAAAATGGCTGCTGAAAATACATCTTCATTTGTGGTAGTTCCTGTGCAGAATAAATACTTAGTTGTCTATTCTTCTCCAGTACTAGGGGTTGGAGAAAGGATTGGTATGATAAGATGTGTTTTGGACTATTCAGAGGTATTTAGTTCCAGCAAAGATTTGCTAAAAATGATTAATACTTTGATACTTATCATCTTTGGAACCATATTTTTATTTATGCTATTGCTTTCTAAAAGGGTATCAGAACCTATTGAAAAATTAACAGAGGCAACAAAAGAGATAGCTGAAGGGAAATTTGATGTAAAAATTGATGTGAATTCTCATGATGAAGTAGGGGAGCTTGCAGAGAGTTTCGTCAAAATGAGTAAGCAGATAAAACAACAAATAGATATGATAGCCTTTGATAGAGATAATTTAAAAAAACTTGAGGGGTTTAGAAAGGCTTTTTTTGATAACGTTACTCACGAGATGAAAACACCTTTAACAATTATTTCAGGATATTGCCAAATATTGATTGATCAAAATTTTCAAGATTCTCAGTTATTACATAAAAGCATAAAAAAAATCAAAAAAGAAAGTGAAAATATGAACAAAATGGTGCTGCAGTTACTTGAAGTATCAAAAGAAAAATCCAGTAAAAGCGTTAAAAATACTGAGGAAGTTTATTTGTCTCAAGTTGTTGATAGCGCTTGTAGAGATATGAAGATAAAGGCAGATAAATATAAAATCGCTATTGAAAGGAAGATAGAAGAAGATATTGTTATTATGGGTAATTCAGATGAATTAAGAAGGGTAGTTATCAATCTTTTAGACAATTCAATAAAATATGGAGATGTGCACGCTAATATTACAGTAAAACTGTTTGCAGAAGAAAAGGACTGCCATCTTATTGTTGAAGATAAGGGTAAAGGTATACCTACAGACAAACTAGATAGGATTTTTAAACGATTTTATCGCATTGAGCAGCCTGATTTTGCTGAAACGGAAGGTTGTGGTTTGGGTCTAGGTATTGTTAAAGAAATCATTGACAAGCATCATGGTGAGATTCAGATTGTAAGTAAAGAACAAATTGGAACCACTGTTTGGGTTAAAATTCCTCAAAATGTTTACAAAACGGAAACATTTGTTTAA
- a CDS encoding response regulator transcription factor, with protein MNNILIIEDDESIREILAFALRKESFIVYEASTGQEGYETIKNNPIDLILLDLMLPDISGFDICRKISTEYKTPIIMLTAKDDMLDKLLGLEIGADDYITKPFDVREVITRIKVCLRRIEKLKSAGEENHNRIKLKDNVMIFKDRHEVFIGDKVAHLKPKEYELLIMLAENKGKVFSRDKLLEAVWGYDFQGGSRTVDVHIQRLRKKLGCDKGTSFIQTVFGFGYKIQ; from the coding sequence ATGAATAATATATTAATCATCGAGGATGACGAGTCAATAAGAGAAATATTAGCTTTTGCATTAAGGAAAGAAAGCTTCATCGTCTATGAAGCTTCAACAGGACAGGAAGGCTATGAAACCATAAAAAACAATCCTATTGACTTGATATTACTAGACCTTATGCTGCCAGACATAAGTGGATTTGATATTTGCAGGAAAATATCTACAGAGTATAAAACGCCAATCATCATGTTAACAGCAAAGGATGACATGTTGGATAAACTGTTGGGCTTGGAGATTGGAGCGGATGATTATATTACAAAGCCTTTTGATGTTCGAGAAGTCATCACTAGAATTAAAGTTTGTTTAAGAAGGATTGAAAAACTGAAAAGCGCAGGTGAAGAAAACCACAATAGGATAAAGCTCAAAGATAACGTGATGATTTTCAAAGATAGACATGAAGTATTTATTGGAGACAAAGTGGCACATTTGAAGCCCAAAGAATATGAATTATTGATTATGCTGGCAGAAAATAAAGGAAAAGTCTTTTCAAGAGATAAACTTTTGGAGGCTGTATGGGGCTATGATTTTCAAGGCGGAAGCAGAACCGTGGATGTACATATTCAAAGATTAAGAAAGAAATTAGGCTGCGATAAGGGTACTTCTTTTATTCAGACTGTATTTGGGTTTGGCTATAAAATTCAATAG
- a CDS encoding HEAT repeat domain-containing protein: MGKRDEYEMHLKQLVSKNAFEELEDMLISNSNLPGPRGNLELAYAFGNCLKAVACVHDDLWQILNQWATVTAEETPSDGPKEFIPFCAVQALGAIFTFVDSEKKEKIIKLFRVAANDSRWRVREAVAIGLQWIEEEDFRQAEFIFNKWIDDASLLERRAIIAALAHPPVLNHKDNAEFCFEITEKILKDLIKIDKKFRKTEEFRILRKGLEYAVSVFVAKLPDEGFEFMKKWAQEKDADIRKIIKSNLGKSRLTKKFDQQVKEVLGVLTDNFA, from the coding sequence ATGGGCAAGCGTGATGAATATGAAATGCATTTGAAACAGCTAGTGAGTAAAAATGCTTTTGAAGAACTGGAGGACATGTTAATCTCTAATTCTAACTTACCAGGACCGAGGGGCAACTTGGAGCTAGCATACGCTTTTGGCAATTGCCTAAAAGCTGTGGCGTGTGTTCATGACGATTTATGGCAAATCTTAAACCAGTGGGCAACAGTAACAGCCGAAGAAACTCCATCGGATGGTCCTAAAGAATTCATTCCTTTTTGTGCTGTGCAAGCCTTAGGGGCTATATTTACATTTGTTGATTCTGAAAAGAAAGAAAAAATTATTAAGCTATTTCGGGTTGCAGCGAATGATTCAAGGTGGCGGGTTAGAGAAGCTGTAGCTATAGGTCTTCAATGGATTGAAGAAGAAGATTTTAGGCAAGCAGAATTCATTTTTAACAAATGGATTGATGATGCTTCTCTTTTGGAAAGAAGGGCAATCATAGCGGCTTTAGCACATCCTCCTGTCTTAAATCACAAGGATAATGCAGAATTCTGCTTTGAAATTACAGAAAAAATTTTAAAAGACCTCATTAAGATAGACAAGAAATTTCGTAAGACCGAAGAGTTTCGTATTTTAAGAAAAGGACTTGAGTATGCTGTAAGTGTATTCGTTGCTAAACTACCTGATGAAGGCTTTGAATTTATGAAGAAGTGGGCGCAGGAAAAGGATGCAGATATAAGGAAAATAATCAAGTCTAATCTAGGTAAGTCTAGATTGACTAAAAAATTTGATCAACAGGTAAAGGAAGTATTGGGTGTACTGACGGATAATTTTGCTTAA
- a CDS encoding EamA family transporter, producing MNRRDIGIGVIIAILWGLNFIAIKLGLENMPPLLLATIRFVVVCLPAVFFLPPPPVAWRWLLALGLTINVGQFAFLFMGMKLGMPAGLSSLVHQSQAFFTLVIAILLIGEDWHWNHLVGLIIAIGGMVIVGLQQGSSMTAAGFCFTLAAAASWGVGNVIMRRATQGVPSFSMLSLVVWAGAVAILPLALLSLYIEGFAAWQTAWHSVNWVTVISVIYLGYFSSLGGYGLWGRLLSRYPAAMVSPFALLVPVVGISSAALFLGETFSLWQMVGAMMVMTGLVVHVFGRRLEKKVEKV from the coding sequence TTGAACAGACGTGATATAGGTATAGGGGTAATTATAGCGATTTTATGGGGTCTTAATTTTATTGCCATTAAGCTGGGGTTAGAGAATATGCCACCTTTATTGCTGGCGACGATTCGCTTTGTTGTTGTGTGTCTGCCGGCGGTTTTTTTCTTGCCGCCGCCTCCAGTAGCCTGGCGTTGGCTGCTTGCTCTGGGATTAACCATCAACGTTGGACAATTTGCTTTTCTCTTTATGGGAATGAAGCTAGGGATGCCTGCAGGATTATCTTCCCTTGTGCATCAGTCTCAGGCTTTTTTCACATTGGTGATTGCTATTCTACTGATAGGGGAGGACTGGCATTGGAATCATTTGGTTGGGCTTATAATCGCTATTGGTGGTATGGTTATAGTAGGATTACAGCAAGGTAGCAGCATGACAGCAGCTGGTTTCTGCTTCACCCTGGCTGCAGCTGCCAGCTGGGGCGTGGGAAATGTAATCATGCGTCGAGCTACTCAAGGGGTTCCTTCTTTTTCTATGTTATCTCTAGTGGTCTGGGCTGGTGCAGTAGCTATACTACCTTTAGCTCTTTTATCTTTATATATAGAAGGCTTCGCAGCATGGCAGACTGCATGGCACTCTGTTAACTGGGTTACTGTAATTTCAGTAATCTACCTAGGCTATTTTTCTTCCCTAGGGGGGTATGGTCTATGGGGAAGATTACTTTCTCGTTATCCTGCCGCTATGGTTTCTCCATTTGCTCTGTTGGTTCCTGTAGTAGGTATCAGCAGTGCTGCTTTGTTTCTTGGGGAAACATTCTCCTTGTGGCAGATGGTAGGAGCGATGATGGTGATGACAGGTTTGGTGGTCCATGTTTTTGGAAGAAGGTTGGAAAAAAAGGTAGAAAAGGTCTAA
- a CDS encoding PLP-dependent aminotransferase family protein has protein sequence MKRMFSKRAREAKASEVRELLKLTDNNDIIAFGGGLPAQEAFPVEEMIEVCKDILVAHGTKAMQYATTEGNNEIRGLMQEIMKEKGITAEIENILVTSGSQQGLDLTAKVFIEEGDKVICEKPTYMAAINAFKPFSPQFLEVEMEEDGITLEDLEALLQQNPDAKFIYTIPDFQNPTGRSMSLGKRKKLVHIANKYDILIIEDNPYSELRFSGETSPPIKSFDTEGRVIYLSTFSKIVCPGFRIGWVCGEKEIINKYGLLKQGTDLHTNIFSQLQILYFFKTYDIKQRINKVREIYKKKRDVMIETIEKEFPKEVEFTRPMGGMFVWVTLPEDMEAKKLLEKAITQGVAFVPGEAFYASSEVKNTLRLNFSGLEEDKIQIGIRRLAEVIKNEM, from the coding sequence ATGAAGAGGATGTTTTCAAAAAGAGCGAGAGAGGCAAAGGCTTCAGAAGTGAGGGAACTACTTAAACTAACAGACAATAATGATATCATTGCTTTTGGTGGGGGATTACCTGCACAGGAAGCCTTTCCCGTTGAAGAAATGATAGAAGTATGTAAAGATATACTTGTTGCCCATGGAACAAAAGCTATGCAATATGCTACTACTGAAGGAAATAATGAGATTAGAGGGCTAATGCAAGAAATCATGAAGGAAAAAGGGATTACTGCAGAAATAGAGAATATACTGGTGACATCTGGTTCACAGCAGGGGCTGGATTTAACTGCAAAGGTCTTTATAGAAGAAGGGGATAAGGTGATCTGTGAGAAACCTACCTATATGGCAGCTATCAATGCATTTAAACCTTTTTCTCCTCAATTTTTAGAGGTAGAAATGGAGGAGGACGGTATCACCTTGGAGGATCTTGAGGCATTGCTTCAACAAAATCCCGATGCAAAGTTTATCTATACAATACCTGATTTTCAAAATCCTACGGGGCGAAGCATGAGTTTAGGAAAAAGGAAAAAACTTGTACACATAGCGAACAAATACGATATACTTATTATTGAAGATAATCCTTATAGTGAACTGAGGTTTAGTGGAGAAACCTCACCTCCTATTAAGAGTTTCGACACAGAGGGTAGAGTAATTTACCTTAGTACCTTTTCAAAAATTGTATGTCCGGGATTTAGAATTGGATGGGTTTGTGGAGAGAAGGAGATTATCAATAAATATGGTTTGTTAAAACAGGGGACAGATTTACACACCAATATATTTTCTCAGCTTCAGATCCTGTACTTTTTTAAAACCTATGATATAAAGCAGCGTATAAATAAAGTGCGAGAAATCTATAAAAAGAAAAGAGATGTAATGATAGAGACTATTGAAAAAGAATTTCCAAAGGAAGTAGAATTCACTAGACCTATGGGTGGTATGTTTGTGTGGGTTACTTTGCCAGAGGATATGGAGGCTAAAAAACTACTGGAAAAGGCAATTACACAAGGCGTAGCCTTTGTGCCGGGAGAGGCTTTTTATGCCAGTAGTGAAGTAAAGAATACCTTAAGGTTAAACTTTTCTGGATTGGAGGAAGATAAGATTCAAATAGGCATAAGAAGGTTAGCAGAAGTGATTAAAAATGAAATGTAA
- a CDS encoding PLP-dependent aminotransferase family protein: MEIVINRNCNTPVYLQIKNQIQHKIISGELTDDYVLPSERSLAKQVKVDRSTVVKAYMELKAEGLVESFVGRGTIVLPQISKNMTFDKLTVPKINWSQFVSQDFFMNSQNLIAQIMEAHQHEKVISFAGGIPSSDTYPIEIIKTLQNYCMDKYREKLFMPTSIYGCMELRKAIKKHAESRGINASVKEIMITSGTQQGIYYFAKLFVEAGDMILVEEPTYLGAIEIFKSARGKVVGVPVDEEGMKTDVLENLLLRYRPKFIYTQPSFQNPSGATLSIRRRKELLKLAYFYQVPILEDDSYSEINFSGKRFPSLKALDKKDYVVHLGSFSKSLFLGMRIGWAIANEYIVGRFGSLKQITDLHSNTMAQYLLSEFLIQGYYAKHLTKVVGEYKSKRDLMCNEITKYKINGLELSIPEGGYFLWCKLPENIRLSVLMDHAIKEGVMFMPPDPFYSNGSIGDAYIRLNYTYPSKEEIKEGVKRLMEAIRKAQIRKCPQGEVSYSNRNPIF; this comes from the coding sequence ATGGAAATAGTGATTAATAGAAACTGTAATACGCCAGTGTATTTACAAATTAAAAACCAAATTCAACATAAAATCATATCTGGTGAGCTAACGGATGATTATGTTTTACCTTCTGAAAGAAGTCTTGCTAAACAGGTAAAGGTGGATAGGAGTACGGTGGTGAAGGCTTATATGGAACTGAAGGCAGAAGGACTCGTAGAATCCTTTGTTGGGAGGGGAACTATTGTGCTCCCTCAGATTTCTAAAAATATGACTTTTGATAAGTTAACTGTGCCTAAAATTAATTGGAGTCAGTTTGTGAGCCAAGATTTTTTTATGAACAGTCAAAACCTTATTGCTCAAATAATGGAGGCCCATCAACACGAAAAGGTCATATCCTTTGCTGGGGGGATACCTTCTTCTGATACCTATCCTATAGAAATCATAAAAACGCTTCAAAATTACTGCATGGATAAATATCGAGAGAAGCTTTTTATGCCCACAAGCATTTATGGATGTATGGAGCTAAGAAAGGCTATAAAAAAACATGCAGAAAGTAGAGGGATAAACGCCTCAGTAAAGGAAATCATGATTACTTCAGGAACACAGCAGGGAATCTATTATTTTGCAAAACTGTTTGTTGAAGCGGGAGATATGATATTAGTGGAAGAACCCACTTATCTGGGAGCTATAGAAATATTTAAGTCAGCTAGGGGAAAAGTCGTCGGCGTACCGGTGGATGAAGAAGGAATGAAAACCGATGTTTTAGAAAACCTATTGCTTCGATATAGACCTAAGTTTATTTATACGCAACCTAGTTTTCAAAATCCTTCAGGAGCTACCTTAAGCATCAGGAGAAGAAAAGAATTATTAAAGTTGGCGTATTTTTATCAGGTCCCCATATTAGAGGATGACAGCTATAGTGAAATCAACTTTAGTGGGAAGCGGTTTCCTTCACTAAAAGCTCTTGATAAAAAAGATTATGTTGTTCACTTGGGAAGTTTTTCAAAGTCATTATTTCTGGGGATGAGGATTGGATGGGCTATTGCCAATGAATACATCGTTGGCAGGTTCGGGAGTCTTAAGCAGATAACAGATTTACACTCCAACACCATGGCGCAGTATTTACTAAGCGAGTTTTTAATACAAGGATATTATGCCAAACATCTAACTAAGGTGGTTGGAGAATATAAGAGCAAAAGAGATTTGATGTGTAATGAGATAACAAAATATAAAATAAATGGGTTGGAATTAAGCATACCAGAGGGCGGCTATTTTCTTTGGTGTAAGCTGCCAGAAAATATTAGACTGTCAGTGTTAATGGATCACGCCATCAAGGAAGGTGTAATGTTCATGCCTCCAGATCCATTTTATAGCAACGGTTCTATAGGGGATGCTTACATTAGACTGAACTATACTTACCCATCAAAGGAGGAAATCAAAGAAGGGGTAAAGCGTTTGATGGAGGCTATTAGGAAAGCCCAGATAAGAAAGTGTCCGCAAGGAGAGGTAAGCTATAGTAATAGAAATCCTATATTTTGA